The Bacteroides acidifaciens genome includes a region encoding these proteins:
- a CDS encoding DUF1566 domain-containing protein produces the protein MDKNIANAMLLRLNKQDQIEALKSIGFTTVNENTPASDIAKYMKWAGTLLDLSLATLRIEDGEQVFFTAAEWNSMSANNRSKYIRIGIRMRAECRQFIIAKSDCVAADGAKTFKWGGYGIDIRGLKNYGSGNQGLYDTFDSKENTDIIIETLAGVKDSQGIVGAPAAEAARAYRGCTLESDGIEDTTVWNLAALGELMLMAKYKTEINELISSMFGSQNILTTDWYWSNIEYDASSAWGVYFGSGGVNTYGRLSAYRVRPVSAITSLSL, from the coding sequence ATGGATAAAAATATCGCTAACGCAATGCTTTTGCGCTTGAATAAACAAGACCAGATAGAAGCTTTAAAGTCAATAGGTTTTACAACCGTCAATGAAAATACCCCCGCAAGCGACATCGCCAAGTATATGAAATGGGCAGGCACGCTTTTGGATTTGTCCTTGGCCACTCTCCGCATCGAGGATGGTGAACAAGTCTTCTTCACGGCAGCCGAATGGAACTCCATGAGCGCGAATAACCGCTCCAAGTATATCCGTATCGGTATCCGTATGCGTGCCGAATGCCGCCAGTTTATCATTGCCAAAAGCGACTGTGTCGCCGCCGATGGTGCGAAAACCTTCAAATGGGGCGGCTACGGTATAGACATACGTGGTCTGAAAAACTACGGCAGTGGTAACCAAGGACTCTATGATACCTTTGATAGCAAGGAAAATACCGATATTATCATAGAAACCCTTGCAGGTGTTAAAGATTCGCAAGGAATTGTCGGTGCGCCAGCTGCTGAAGCCGCCCGCGCATACCGTGGTTGTACGCTTGAATCTGACGGAATTGAAGATACAACCGTGTGGAACCTGGCCGCACTGGGTGAACTTATGCTTATGGCCAAGTATAAAACCGAAATCAATGAGCTCATATCTTCTATGTTTGGCTCTCAAAATATCCTTACAACTGACTGGTATTGGTCTAATATCGAATACGACGCTTCCAGCGCTTGGGGGGTGTACTTCGGCAGCGGCGGCGTCAACACCTACGGCCGCCTGAGCGCCTATCGTGTTCGCCCCGTTTCCGCAATAACCTCTTTGTCTCTTTAG
- the istB gene encoding IS21-like element helper ATPase IstB, with product MTSNNKTSRTVGKNMDRIMELLSKLRFYGMLETYRNDCRTTSSDGMTNDEFLKWLLESEYDYRRNVSIERLIKSANFRYKAYMEKIDYTIKRNLDRNQLERLASLDFIRDGQNVFITGSSGTGKSYIASAIGYEACKNGIKTLYSNASKLMGQLKIAKNKGTIESEMKKIEKCQLLILDDLFLIGLDARERSILMEIIEDRHGLKSIIITSQLPVESWYDAIGDPTVADAILDRIVHTAHKIELTGDSVRKINAKKK from the coding sequence ATGACAAGTAATAATAAAACAAGCAGAACTGTCGGAAAAAATATGGACAGAATAATGGAACTACTCTCCAAGTTACGTTTTTACGGCATGCTTGAAACATATAGAAATGACTGCAGGACCACATCCTCTGATGGTATGACAAACGATGAGTTTCTTAAATGGCTTCTTGAAAGCGAATATGATTACAGACGCAATGTAAGCATTGAGAGACTGATAAAGTCTGCAAACTTCAGATATAAGGCATATATGGAAAAAATAGACTATACCATAAAACGTAACCTTGACCGTAACCAGCTTGAGAGACTTGCATCTCTTGATTTTATAAGAGACGGACAGAATGTTTTCATCACGGGAAGCTCCGGTACAGGTAAAAGCTATATAGCTTCAGCCATAGGATATGAGGCATGTAAGAATGGAATAAAGACTTTGTATTCAAATGCGTCAAAGCTTATGGGACAGCTTAAAATTGCCAAAAACAAGGGCACTATAGAATCTGAGATGAAAAAAATAGAAAAGTGTCAACTGCTGATTCTTGACGATCTGTTTCTTATAGGACTGGATGCCAGGGAAAGGTCAATCCTTATGGAAATAATAGAAGACAGACACGGATTAAAATCAATCATAATAACATCACAACTTCCTGTCGAAAGCTGGTATGATGCAATTGGTGATCCTACAGTAGCTGACGCAATCCTGGACAGAATTGTACATACAGCACACAAGATTGAACTTACCGGGGATTCTGTAAGAAAGATTAATGCTAAAAAGAAATAG
- the istA gene encoding IS21 family transposase, translated as MKIRIKHILRCYQSGMSIRGISSSLLVSRNTVKRYIRIYEDMGIELERLLKMDEQHLHELFGTETDKESSGSAEYKYLQERIPDYMKRLKVRGTTRRSLYEEYLKNRPQGYSYCSFCLYIRREREVKIPVGRIDHIAGDQMYVDFAGDKLYLSYEKTGNKVPVEVFAAILPCSQITYYEAVPSQKKEHLIQACENAFHYFGGVPNAIVPDNLKSAVTKPGGVEPVINDDFAAFADHYGCVVFPARVRKPKDKALVENAVRLLYREVYSKMTGLKFNDLEALNIEIMKHTDALNSRKMYNRNYSRRERFLEVEKDRLHTLPATKFISKSRKTATVMRNSYVSLNNHYYSVPKEYIGDTVELLYDGDTVEIYHKFRHITTHRRDDTPFTYSEKPSHKLSGVLHEYRIRMDDIYRKACEIDPVLEEYIKRVAVAKKYPVQAVRSADGILSLVERFGHDRVVLSCQVAMEFGMFGYNELESILVNREDEKYHVQMEGQAPELTPKHRNLRGKDYFNSKNMDKNDK; from the coding sequence ATGAAAATAAGAATCAAGCACATACTGCGGTGTTATCAGTCAGGAATGAGTATCCGCGGTATCAGTTCTTCTCTCCTTGTTTCACGTAATACAGTCAAACGTTATATCCGTATATACGAAGATATGGGTATAGAACTTGAGCGTCTGTTGAAAATGGACGAGCAGCATCTGCATGAGCTTTTCGGTACGGAGACTGACAAAGAATCGTCTGGCTCTGCAGAGTATAAGTATCTTCAAGAACGTATACCTGATTACATGAAACGACTTAAGGTCCGTGGGACAACAAGAAGGTCTTTGTATGAGGAATATCTTAAAAATCGTCCACAAGGTTACAGCTACTGTTCTTTTTGTTTATATATCAGACGAGAAAGGGAAGTAAAGATTCCTGTTGGACGCATAGATCATATAGCCGGTGATCAGATGTATGTGGATTTTGCCGGCGACAAACTTTATCTCTCATACGAAAAAACAGGCAATAAGGTTCCCGTAGAAGTATTTGCCGCTATACTTCCATGCAGCCAGATTACTTATTACGAGGCTGTACCATCACAAAAGAAAGAACACCTTATCCAGGCATGTGAAAATGCTTTCCATTATTTTGGAGGTGTCCCCAATGCCATAGTTCCAGACAACCTGAAATCAGCCGTAACAAAGCCTGGAGGTGTTGAACCTGTAATCAATGACGACTTTGCTGCATTTGCAGACCATTATGGATGTGTTGTCTTCCCGGCAAGAGTACGAAAGCCTAAAGACAAAGCTCTGGTTGAGAATGCTGTAAGACTGCTCTACAGGGAGGTGTATTCAAAGATGACGGGATTGAAATTCAATGATCTTGAAGCCTTGAACATAGAAATAATGAAGCATACGGATGCGTTGAACAGCCGAAAGATGTACAATCGCAACTACAGCCGTCGGGAACGTTTCCTCGAAGTCGAGAAAGACAGGCTGCATACATTGCCGGCAACAAAATTTATATCAAAAAGCCGGAAAACGGCAACTGTCATGAGAAACAGTTATGTATCGCTTAACAATCACTATTACAGTGTTCCTAAAGAGTATATCGGCGATACTGTAGAATTACTGTATGATGGGGACACAGTGGAGATATATCATAAGTTCAGACACATAACGACACATCGCAGGGATGATACACCTTTCACTTATTCAGAAAAACCGTCCCACAAACTTTCGGGAGTGCTACATGAATACAGAATCAGAATGGATGATATATACCGCAAGGCATGTGAAATTGATCCGGTATTGGAAGAGTACATAAAGCGTGTGGCCGTTGCCAAGAAATATCCGGTCCAGGCCGTACGTTCAGCCGATGGTATATTAAGTCTTGTGGAGCGTTTCGGACATGACAGGGTGGTTCTTTCATGCCAGGTGGCAATGGAATTCGGTATGTTCGGGTACAACGAACTTGAAAGTATTCTGGTAAACAGGGAAGATGAGAAGTATCATGTACAGATGGAGGGACAGGCTCCCGAACTTACCCCCAAACACAGAAATCTCAGAGGCAAGGATTATTTTAACTCTAAAAACATGGATAAAAATGACAAGTAA
- a CDS encoding type II toxin-antitoxin system HicB family antitoxin, with translation MKVTVIMEKASDGYYSCFVEEDLPGFGLAGYGDTAEAAKEDMMKAYEEIKEMQAEEGKEMPELEFIYKYDMQSFFNYFSFLNVTKVAELAGINASLMRQYTSGVTAAGQKQYDKIRVAVERISKELSAATF, from the coding sequence ATGAAAGTAACTGTAATCATGGAAAAGGCGAGCGATGGGTATTACTCATGCTTTGTTGAGGAAGATTTACCCGGCTTTGGTTTGGCAGGGTATGGAGATACGGCGGAAGCCGCGAAAGAGGATATGATGAAAGCATATGAGGAAATAAAGGAGATGCAGGCAGAAGAAGGCAAGGAAATGCCGGAATTGGAGTTTATTTACAAATATGATATGCAGTCTTTTTTCAACTATTTTTCATTTCTGAATGTTACTAAGGTTGCAGAGTTGGCAGGTATCAATGCTTCATTGATGAGGCAATATACTTCCGGTGTGACAGCAGCCGGACAAAAACAATATGATAAGATACGGGTAGCGGTGGAACGTATATCTAAAGAACTTTCCGCAGCTACTTTCTAA
- a CDS encoding type II toxin-antitoxin system HicA family toxin, with product MKYNQFFAELTAAGCYVLRHGANHDIWYSPKTGNKFALSRHGKQEVPTGMERKARKVLLGE from the coding sequence ATGAAGTACAATCAGTTTTTTGCGGAACTTACCGCAGCAGGTTGTTACGTTCTCAGACATGGGGCTAACCATGATATTTGGTATAGTCCCAAAACGGGAAACAAATTTGCCCTGTCAAGGCATGGCAAACAAGAAGTACCTACCGGAATGGAACGTAAAGCAAGAAAGGTTCTTTTGGGGGAGTAA
- a CDS encoding RNA polymerase sigma factor, with protein sequence MDFEKELSEIYPWILRVARKFCCSMQDAEDLAGDTVYKLLVNRDKFDCSKPLQPWCLIVMRNTYIIRYNRNSLIHFTGLDMVDGSAISNCTAHSILFDDLVSTIQRCAKKSRCIDSVMYYASGYSYDEISEILNIPVGTVRSRISSGRKFLLHEIGY encoded by the coding sequence ATGGACTTTGAAAAGGAATTATCAGAAATATATCCTTGGATATTAAGGGTGGCAAGAAAATTCTGCTGTTCCATGCAAGATGCTGAAGACTTAGCCGGTGATACAGTTTATAAGCTACTTGTGAATCGTGATAAATTTGATTGTTCTAAACCACTTCAACCGTGGTGCCTTATTGTAATGAGGAATACTTATATAATAAGATACAATAGAAATTCCCTTATACATTTTACAGGGCTTGATATGGTAGATGGAAGTGCCATTTCTAACTGTACAGCTCATTCAATACTGTTTGATGATTTGGTTTCCACAATACAACGGTGTGCTAAAAAGTCCCGTTGTATTGATAGTGTGATGTATTATGCTAGTGGATATTCTTATGATGAGATAAGTGAAATCCTGAACATTCCTGTTGGAACTGTAAGAAGTCGTATCTCTTCCGGTCGGAAGTTTCTGCTTCACGAAATTGGGTATTGA
- a CDS encoding phage tail tape measure protein, producing MMDLKLKDFVDENDLQKLVELDNTIERVRADYVNAAKELAKGLKLNVEGVADLEKLSNLYNTQAKTAGSASAELTEALRKQSEITQTVSKKIEEKLNVEKLSAAELKKLTKANSDNAASLEKAAKAEANLTKAQNAGNTTRKKAVLSEEERLKLIRTAITLTNQEVHSRSQAKEMNKQLQKAVDVLKDTDENYIRTLARLNSTIGINTDYIKRNSDRYSQQKMTIGAYREEVKAAWVEIQNGNKSMQNMGIIARNAGKILNSEFAPGLSKVGAGLKGWAAGYIGAQAVVSGVVALFTKLREGVGSVVEFEFANSRLAAILGTTSDQIKELTLDAKRLGATTKYTASEATELQIELAKLGFTRKEILDATESILRFAQATGAELGEAASLTGAALRMFNADTRETERYVSAMAVATTKSALSFSYLATALPIVGPVAKAFNFSIEDTLALLGKLSDAGFDASMSATATRNILLNLADTNGVLAKSLGGPVRTLPELVAGLQKLKEQGVDLNSTLEMTDKRSVAAFNAFLTAADKIVPLREQITGVEGELGDMAHTMEDNAKGAIDSLKSAWEALMISLGKNTGVLSGIINEFTDLVRSMRAVIATAEELGEERLANAVRNGQEAAKLDKEWVKSKEESIDRVALKYRKEGVDGAEAFEKARGEQLKILERTLSQEEARLQLYTKRNQKQWSEYNNRSLLKQGLGLQKTTNQMKKDIDESFKLVEEQTAYVAGLKEKIEQIKGITNDYQEENTGSTFNKPLTDKEKRELEKAAKEKQKIKETYQESELALMDEGLEKELAKIGLAYSKKIAAVKGYSKEEIATRQNLAKEMQDKLDEFSIKYNSDREKKDVENALAVVKKGSQEELDLKLHQLELQREAEIDAAEKTGEDVFLIDEKYAKKKQELYERHASDQVQLIAENAAHEQEIRDAAYVMDTLALKKQLASKEITQQEYAELEYQLKLDYVRKTSEAAIDALESELATANLSTDKREKLEEKLAKLKADLAQKEAETEIDAINKVTKADEKAQKERQKNLKKWLQTASQAVGAIGNLVSSIYDGQIQKIEEEREANEEKYDEDIERIENLAESGSISEEEAEARKRAAKERTEAKDKDLERQKQEMARKQAIWEKATSVAQAGIATALAITEALPNIPLSIVIGAMGAMQVATILATPIPSYAEGTKGNDRHPGGTALVGDAGKHEIIMYSGKAWITPDTPTLVDIPKGAQVFPDVDKVDISKFDMPDWDFPTFSPTYFASSSGDTIVFNDYSRLEKRVDRTNFLLMKSLKMQRQDASNREFELYKLSKLK from the coding sequence ATTATGGATTTAAAATTGAAAGATTTCGTTGATGAGAACGACTTGCAGAAATTGGTAGAGCTTGATAATACTATTGAGCGTGTGAGAGCTGACTATGTTAATGCAGCCAAAGAATTAGCAAAAGGTTTGAAACTAAATGTAGAAGGCGTTGCTGATCTTGAAAAGTTGAGTAATCTTTATAATACTCAAGCAAAAACGGCTGGTTCTGCATCTGCTGAATTAACCGAGGCTCTTAGAAAACAGTCTGAAATAACTCAAACTGTCAGTAAGAAGATAGAGGAAAAGCTAAATGTAGAGAAATTATCTGCTGCTGAACTGAAGAAACTAACCAAGGCAAACTCGGATAATGCTGCGTCCTTGGAAAAGGCTGCTAAAGCGGAAGCTAACTTGACAAAAGCGCAGAATGCCGGTAATACTACTCGTAAGAAAGCTGTTTTATCTGAAGAAGAACGTTTAAAACTTATCAGAACTGCTATTACCTTGACTAATCAGGAAGTACATAGCCGTTCACAAGCAAAGGAAATGAATAAGCAGCTGCAAAAGGCTGTTGATGTTTTGAAAGATACGGATGAGAATTATATTCGTACACTTGCCCGTCTTAATTCTACAATCGGAATCAATACCGATTACATAAAACGAAATTCCGATCGATATAGTCAACAGAAAATGACTATCGGTGCATATCGGGAAGAAGTAAAGGCTGCATGGGTTGAGATACAGAACGGTAATAAGTCCATGCAGAATATGGGTATTATTGCCCGGAATGCAGGAAAAATACTTAATTCTGAATTTGCTCCTGGGTTAAGTAAAGTTGGTGCCGGATTGAAAGGATGGGCTGCTGGATATATAGGTGCGCAAGCTGTTGTAAGTGGTGTCGTTGCTCTTTTCACTAAACTTCGTGAGGGTGTAGGTAGTGTTGTTGAATTTGAATTCGCTAATAGCCGGCTTGCTGCAATACTCGGTACCACATCAGACCAAATAAAAGAATTAACTCTTGATGCTAAAAGGTTGGGAGCTACAACCAAATATACAGCTTCTGAAGCTACCGAATTGCAGATAGAATTAGCCAAGTTAGGTTTTACACGGAAAGAAATATTAGATGCAACAGAATCGATTTTACGTTTTGCTCAAGCTACCGGTGCAGAGTTAGGGGAAGCTGCTTCGCTAACTGGAGCTGCATTGAGAATGTTCAATGCAGATACTCGTGAGACAGAACGTTATGTATCTGCAATGGCTGTTGCTACAACAAAGAGTGCGTTATCGTTTTCATATCTTGCTACTGCACTTCCAATCGTTGGACCGGTAGCTAAGGCTTTTAATTTCTCTATTGAAGATACTTTGGCTTTACTAGGTAAATTATCAGACGCTGGCTTTGACGCTTCAATGTCTGCTACTGCTACACGTAATATTCTTCTAAATTTAGCTGATACAAACGGGGTACTTGCCAAGTCGTTAGGTGGCCCTGTGAGAACATTACCTGAGTTGGTCGCTGGATTACAAAAATTGAAAGAGCAGGGAGTAGATTTGAATAGTACTCTTGAAATGACTGATAAACGGAGTGTTGCTGCTTTCAATGCATTTCTTACCGCTGCCGATAAGATTGTTCCATTACGCGAACAAATAACAGGTGTTGAAGGTGAATTGGGTGATATGGCTCATACTATGGAAGATAATGCCAAAGGTGCAATTGATAGTTTAAAATCTGCTTGGGAAGCCCTGATGATCTCTTTAGGTAAAAACACAGGCGTTTTATCTGGGATAATAAACGAATTTACCGACCTTGTCCGTTCTATGCGTGCCGTAATAGCTACGGCAGAAGAACTTGGCGAGGAAAGATTAGCTAATGCAGTCCGTAACGGTCAAGAAGCTGCTAAACTGGATAAGGAATGGGTTAAATCTAAGGAGGAAAGTATTGATAGGGTCGCTTTGAAATATAGAAAAGAGGGAGTTGACGGTGCAGAAGCTTTTGAGAAAGCTAGAGGAGAACAACTTAAAATATTAGAAAGAACTTTATCACAAGAAGAAGCTAGATTGCAACTTTATACTAAACGAAACCAAAAGCAGTGGAGTGAGTATAATAATCGTAGTTTATTGAAACAAGGCCTAGGGCTTCAAAAAACTACTAATCAGATGAAAAAAGACATAGATGAGTCTTTCAAGCTTGTTGAAGAGCAAACTGCATATGTTGCTGGGTTGAAAGAAAAAATAGAGCAAATCAAAGGTATTACCAATGATTATCAAGAGGAAAATACGGGAAGTACATTCAACAAACCTCTCACAGATAAAGAAAAACGTGAACTGGAGAAAGCTGCTAAGGAAAAACAAAAGATTAAGGAAACCTATCAAGAGTCTGAACTCGCCCTCATGGATGAAGGCTTAGAAAAGGAACTTGCTAAAATTGGTTTAGCGTACTCAAAGAAGATTGCTGCTGTTAAGGGTTATAGTAAAGAAGAAATCGCTACTCGTCAGAATTTGGCGAAAGAAATGCAGGATAAATTAGATGAATTCTCTATTAAGTATAATTCTGACCGTGAAAAGAAAGATGTTGAGAACGCTCTTGCTGTTGTAAAAAAGGGATCCCAGGAAGAACTTGATTTGAAATTGCACCAGTTGGAGTTGCAACGTGAAGCAGAAATTGATGCAGCGGAGAAAACTGGTGAAGATGTTTTTCTCATTGATGAAAAATATGCAAAAAAGAAACAAGAACTTTACGAAAGACATGCATCCGATCAGGTGCAGTTAATTGCAGAGAATGCAGCGCATGAGCAGGAAATCCGGGATGCTGCATATGTTATGGATACGCTTGCTCTTAAAAAACAGTTAGCTTCTAAGGAAATAACCCAGCAAGAGTATGCAGAACTTGAGTATCAGTTAAAATTAGATTATGTACGTAAAACCTCGGAAGCTGCCATTGACGCTTTGGAATCCGAACTTGCTACTGCCAACTTGAGTACGGACAAAAGGGAGAAACTTGAGGAGAAACTTGCAAAATTGAAAGCGGACCTTGCCCAAAAAGAAGCAGAAACAGAAATAGATGCTATCAATAAAGTTACTAAAGCGGATGAGAAAGCACAGAAAGAGCGTCAAAAGAACTTGAAAAAATGGCTTCAAACTGCATCTCAAGCTGTGGGGGCTATTGGAAACTTAGTCTCTTCTATTTATGATGGTCAGATTCAGAAAATAGAAGAAGAGCGGGAAGCTAATGAGGAAAAGTATGATGAGGATATTGAACGAATTGAGAATTTGGCAGAGTCTGGATCCATATCCGAAGAGGAAGCGGAAGCACGAAAACGAGCTGCAAAGGAACGAACTGAAGCCAAAGATAAGGACTTGGAAAGGCAAAAGCAGGAAATGGCACGTAAACAAGCTATTTGGGAAAAGGCGACTAGTGTCGCTCAAGCTGGAATAGCCACTGCACTGGCAATAACTGAAGCCTTACCTAATATACCTTTATCTATTGTTATTGGGGCAATGGGGGCTATGCAAGTTGCAACAATTCTTGCTACTCCTATCCCTTCTTATGCGGAAGGTACAAAAGGTAATGATAGGCACCCTGGTGGTACTGCTTTGGTAGGTGATGCTGGTAAGCATGAAATTATCATGTATTCCGGAAAAGCATGGATTACTCCTGATACTCCAACTTTAGTTGATATTCCTAAAGGTGCGCAAGTCTTTCCTGATGTCGATAAGGTAGATATCTCTAAATTTGATATGCCGGATTGGGACTTTCCTACATTTTCACCGACATATTTTGCATCTTCTTCCGGTGACACCATTGTTTTCAATGATTATTCCCGATTAGAAAAAAGGGTTGATAGAACAAATTTTCTTTTGATGAAGAGTCTAAAAATGCAACGCCAAGATGCTTCTAACCGTGAATTTGAACTGTATAAATTATCTAAACTGAAATAG
- a CDS encoding phage major capsid protein: MPIRKFTVSDFNLKTDGLPAEQKTFMENIVGMMCEVVNKSLEGFASPEEVTKQFGDINNLLKAYDGEKFQQLVKDNEQLVEQVKTLGESIEKMKQKGLSMDTINKFDEKLNEMLDSEKFRDFAEGKTRKSGEFDGFSLKDVVSMTDNYTGDLLITQQQKRVVTQVANKKLHMRDVLTTLTADPAYPQLAYAQVYAFNRNARFVTENGRLPESSIKVKEIQTGTKRLGTHIRISKRMLKSRVYIRSYILNMLPEAVWMAEDWNILFGDGNGENLLGIINNTGVTSVEKIISTAIVTGAAGAVKAITGYNGDKDVIVEFAEPQDLILDGMSITFAGAAVLTELNKTHALVKMEDGRILIPGVAFSGAETATDKMTFSVHEAGFKNIEEPNSEDVVKTAFAAMTYAQYFPNAIILNPMTVNGMESEKDTTGRNLGIVKMVDGVKYIAGRPIIEYGGILPGKYLLGDFNQAANLVDYTTLTLEWAEDVETKLCNEVVLMAQEEVIFPIYMPWAFAYGDLAALKTAITKA, from the coding sequence ATGCCAATTAGAAAATTTACAGTATCAGATTTTAATCTGAAAACGGACGGTCTGCCGGCAGAACAGAAAACATTCATGGAAAACATTGTCGGCATGATGTGTGAAGTAGTTAACAAGTCACTTGAAGGATTTGCCTCACCGGAGGAGGTAACGAAACAGTTTGGTGACATCAATAATCTATTGAAAGCCTATGATGGAGAAAAGTTCCAGCAATTGGTAAAGGACAACGAGCAACTTGTAGAACAAGTTAAAACTCTAGGTGAAAGTATCGAGAAAATGAAGCAGAAAGGTCTTTCTATGGATACTATCAACAAGTTCGATGAGAAGTTGAACGAGATGCTTGATTCTGAAAAATTCAGAGATTTCGCAGAAGGAAAAACACGCAAATCAGGAGAATTTGACGGCTTCTCCTTGAAAGATGTCGTTTCCATGACTGACAATTACACCGGTGATTTGTTGATTACTCAACAACAGAAACGTGTTGTGACTCAGGTTGCCAACAAAAAGTTGCATATGCGTGATGTATTAACGACGTTGACTGCTGATCCTGCATACCCTCAACTTGCCTATGCACAAGTATATGCTTTCAACCGCAATGCCCGTTTTGTAACAGAGAATGGGCGTTTGCCTGAATCAAGCATCAAGGTAAAAGAGATACAGACAGGAACTAAGCGCCTTGGTACTCATATCCGTATCTCAAAACGTATGTTGAAATCAAGAGTGTACATTCGTTCCTACATCTTGAACATGCTTCCTGAAGCTGTTTGGATGGCAGAAGACTGGAACATCTTGTTTGGTGACGGTAATGGTGAGAATTTGCTTGGTATTATTAATAATACTGGGGTGACTTCTGTAGAGAAGATTATCAGTACAGCCATTGTTACAGGTGCCGCTGGTGCTGTAAAAGCTATTACCGGATATAACGGTGATAAGGATGTGATTGTAGAGTTTGCAGAACCACAGGATTTGATACTTGATGGAATGAGCATCACGTTCGCTGGTGCCGCTGTTCTTACAGAACTGAACAAAACACACGCTCTTGTGAAAATGGAAGATGGTCGTATCCTTATTCCTGGTGTCGCGTTCTCCGGTGCTGAAACGGCTACGGATAAAATGACATTCAGTGTTCATGAAGCCGGCTTTAAGAACATTGAGGAACCCAACTCTGAAGATGTAGTGAAAACAGCTTTCGCCGCAATGACATATGCCCAGTATTTTCCGAATGCTATTATTCTTAATCCAATGACTGTTAACGGTATGGAATCAGAGAAAGATACGACAGGACGTAATCTTGGTATCGTTAAAATGGTTGATGGGGTGAAATATATTGCCGGTCGTCCGATTATCGAGTATGGTGGTATTCTTCCAGGTAAGTATCTTTTAGGTGACTTTAACCAAGCCGCAAATTTGGTTGATTATACCACTTTGACACTTGAATGGGCTGAAGATGTGGAGACCAAGCTTTGCAATGAGGTTGTGCTGATGGCACAAGAAGAAGTTATCTTCCCGATTTATATGCCGTGGGCTTTCGCTTATGGGGATTTGGCCGCATTGAAGACTGCAATAACTAAAGCGTAG
- a CDS encoding phage prohead protease HK97 family, which produces MEEKIKSLQYKTKANDVDEKGIVTVAVNGIGVKDSQNDISMPGSFNKTLKENIGRMRWFLNHRTDQLLGVPLSGKETEGNLVMVGQLNLEKQIGRDTLADYKLFAENGRTLEHSIGVKAIKRDSIDPCKVLEWRMMEYSTLTSWGSNPQTFLVNIKSATADQVKEAVDFVRKAFLQHGYSDERLKGYDMELSLLLKSLNGGAVVSCPHCGYQFDYDAETEHTFAQQVLDYAADYQRWITQDIVREEMEKLTPEIRTQVISLIDSVKSEKKEFTQKGLQDLMNYVRCPHCWGKVYRSNAILQNTSENTTGKNEPSVDTQEKNDGENGNDEVTIKAADNGTLLDFKSLNSCFENK; this is translated from the coding sequence ATGGAAGAGAAAATCAAAAGCCTTCAGTACAAGACAAAGGCAAATGATGTTGATGAGAAGGGTATCGTTACCGTTGCGGTGAACGGTATCGGTGTGAAGGACTCACAAAATGACATATCTATGCCTGGCTCATTCAATAAGACATTGAAAGAAAATATTGGTCGGATGCGTTGGTTCCTGAATCATCGTACAGACCAGTTGTTAGGTGTTCCGTTGAGTGGTAAGGAAACAGAAGGTAATTTGGTTATGGTCGGTCAGTTAAATCTTGAAAAACAGATTGGCCGTGATACGTTAGCTGATTATAAGCTGTTTGCAGAGAATGGAAGAACCCTAGAACACTCTATCGGAGTAAAAGCCATCAAAAGGGATTCTATCGATCCTTGTAAGGTGCTTGAATGGCGTATGATGGAATATTCAACATTGACAAGTTGGGGGAGTAATCCACAGACGTTCCTTGTGAATATCAAGTCTGCTACTGCTGACCAGGTAAAGGAAGCTGTTGATTTCGTCCGGAAAGCGTTCTTGCAGCATGGATATAGTGATGAACGTTTAAAAGGATACGATATGGAATTAAGTTTATTACTGAAGAGCCTCAACGGTGGTGCCGTTGTCTCATGTCCTCATTGTGGTTATCAATTTGATTATGATGCAGAAACAGAGCATACCTTTGCCCAACAGGTATTAGATTATGCTGCTGATTATCAGAGATGGATAACACAGGACATTGTAAGGGAAGAAATGGAGAAGCTCACTCCGGAGATTAGAACCCAAGTAATTTCTCTTATTGATTCTGTCAAATCAGAAAAGAAAGAATTTACTCAAAAGGGTCTACAAGACCTTATGAATTATGTAAGATGTCCCCACTGTTGGGGAAAAGTATATCGTTCGAATGCTATTCTGCAAAACACTTCTGAAAATACCACCGGAAAAAATGAGCCGTCTGTTGACACTCAAGAAAAGAATGACGGGGAAAATGGGAACGATGAAGTAACGATTAAAGCCGCTGATAATGGCACTTTACTCGATTTCAAGAGTTTGAATAGCTGTTTCGAGAATAAATAA